In one window of Maribacter sp. BPC-D8 DNA:
- a CDS encoding tetratricopeptide repeat protein: MKLLKLLIVVILISSCNTKNEDAIAHKKDYDKFLVSNEIKTTSKYFDLWNSKIRPDSMQLTSFGVVGGEYNRYFQQTGDIEFLKKAEKSLKKAVDIANIGKPGFYRSLARNYISQHRFKEALQLADSAAAIGGDKSETQSLYFDVHMELGNYPLAETYLDSLKNMSDFGYMIRLAKWNDYKGDLDTTISFMEKARTKAELAKNKDLMLWSYTNLGDYYGHAGRIEDSYQQYLKALEIDNNNAYAKKGIAWIVFSNDKNSEEAIRILDSVTKTYNAPDYFLLKAEIADYADDDLVRTKNLDEYFTRVKNTAYGDMYNAYNLGLYIGETKQYDSALLLAQREVANRPTPESYSWLGYSLLKNGDKEKAMEIMNTYVYGKTFEPALLYQAAEVYKANGEDDRVKELKGELIGAIYELGPGMEKQVHDL; the protein is encoded by the coding sequence ATGAAATTATTGAAGCTTTTAATAGTAGTGATACTGATATCTTCTTGTAATACTAAGAATGAAGATGCAATTGCACATAAAAAAGATTACGACAAATTTTTAGTCTCAAATGAGATTAAAACAACATCAAAATATTTTGACCTTTGGAATTCTAAAATAAGACCAGACAGCATGCAACTTACCAGTTTTGGTGTTGTAGGTGGGGAGTATAACAGATACTTTCAGCAAACTGGCGATATTGAATTTTTAAAGAAGGCAGAAAAGAGTTTAAAAAAAGCTGTTGATATTGCAAATATTGGGAAGCCTGGTTTTTATAGGTCATTGGCTAGAAATTATATATCACAACATCGCTTTAAAGAAGCATTGCAATTGGCAGATTCTGCAGCGGCAATTGGCGGAGATAAAAGCGAGACCCAAAGCTTGTACTTCGATGTTCATATGGAGTTGGGTAATTACCCATTGGCAGAAACCTATTTAGATAGTTTAAAGAACATGTCAGATTTCGGCTATATGATTCGTTTGGCAAAATGGAACGATTATAAAGGCGATTTAGATACGACCATAAGTTTTATGGAAAAAGCTAGAACCAAAGCCGAATTGGCTAAGAACAAAGACTTAATGTTGTGGAGTTATACCAATTTAGGTGATTACTATGGTCACGCAGGTAGAATTGAAGATTCGTACCAGCAATATTTGAAAGCATTAGAGATTGATAATAATAACGCATATGCTAAAAAGGGAATCGCATGGATCGTTTTTTCAAACGATAAAAATTCTGAGGAGGCAATTCGCATTCTAGACTCCGTGACGAAGACTTATAATGCTCCAGATTACTTCTTATTGAAGGCAGAAATTGCTGATTATGCAGATGACGACTTAGTGCGTACCAAGAATTTAGACGAGTACTTCACCAGAGTTAAGAATACAGCCTATGGCGATATGTATAATGCATATAACCTTGGCTTATATATTGGCGAGACCAAACAATATGATAGCGCTCTACTATTGGCACAGAGAGAAGTAGCTAATAGACCTACACCAGAATCTTACAGTTGGTTAGGCTACAGTCTTTTGAAAAATGGAGACAAAGAGAAAGCAATGGAGATAATGAACACCTACGTATATGGTAAAACATTTGAACCGGCTTTACTATACCAAGCAGCCGAAGTTTATAAAGCGAACGGAGAAGATGACAGAGTTAAAGAACTAAAAGGAGAATTAATAGGGGCTATTTATGAATTAGGTCCCGGTATGGAAAAGCAAGTGCATGATTTGTAA